The following coding sequences are from one Leptolyngbya sp. NIES-3755 window:
- a CDS encoding NADP-dependent oxidoreductase domain protein (similar to AA sequence:cyanobase_aa:LBDG_15090): MQYRRFGRTNLPYSIFSLGTMRCLGSPQVMQQTVNRAIELGINHIETARGYGRSEEFLGMALRSMNRDQIFLTTKLPPTLDAAQTDQWIDESLQRLQIDSIDCLAIHGLNTWEHLDWVENCSIKAIKNAIAEGRVRHVGFSTHGSLELILAAIETSLFEFVNLHYSFFFQRNAPAIGLAHEKDMGVFIISPADKAGMLHTPPQTLIDLCAPFSPLEFNYRFLLNDSRITTLSFGAANPEELAFPDLDQDLSIERAIDRLNARKAIDPDQCSQCFACLPCPESIHIPEVLRLRNLATAYDMTQFGEYRYRMFENAGHWFPGNKANRCTDCGDCLPRCPEKLDIPKLLRETHDRLNGKPGRRLWQD; the protein is encoded by the coding sequence ATGCAATATCGTCGATTCGGTCGAACGAATCTTCCTTACTCGATTTTTTCGCTCGGTACGATGCGCTGTTTAGGCTCCCCTCAAGTGATGCAGCAAACCGTGAATCGAGCGATCGAGCTTGGGATCAATCACATTGAAACCGCTAGAGGCTACGGAAGAAGTGAGGAATTTTTGGGGATGGCATTGCGATCGATGAATCGCGATCAAATCTTTCTCACAACGAAACTTCCACCGACTCTAGATGCTGCACAAACTGATCAATGGATTGATGAATCTTTACAGCGGCTTCAAATTGATTCGATCGATTGTCTTGCGATTCATGGTTTAAACACTTGGGAGCATCTTGATTGGGTTGAGAATTGCTCAATTAAAGCAATCAAGAACGCGATCGCAGAGGGACGAGTTCGACACGTTGGCTTTTCGACACATGGATCGCTCGAATTGATTTTGGCAGCGATCGAAACCAGTTTATTTGAATTCGTCAATTTGCATTATTCCTTTTTCTTTCAGCGCAATGCTCCCGCGATCGGGCTTGCTCACGAAAAGGACATGGGTGTTTTCATTATTTCGCCTGCGGACAAAGCAGGAATGCTCCACACACCACCGCAGACTTTGATTGATCTCTGTGCGCCATTTTCACCGTTAGAGTTTAATTATCGATTTTTGTTGAACGATTCGAGAATTACGACACTTAGTTTTGGAGCCGCGAACCCTGAAGAATTAGCATTTCCTGATCTGGATCAGGACTTGAGTATTGAAAGGGCGATCGACAGATTGAATGCGAGAAAAGCGATCGATCCTGATCAATGCAGCCAATGTTTTGCCTGTTTACCTTGTCCTGAATCGATTCACATTCCTGAAGTCTTGCGCTTAAGAAATTTAGCAACTGCTTATGATATGACTCAGTTTGGAGAATATCGCTATCGTATGTTCGAGAATGCGGGACACTGGTTTCCGGGTAATAAAGCGAATCGGTGTACGGATTGTGGCGATTGCTTGCCGAGATGTCCAGAGAAATTGGATATTCCGAAATTGTTGCGGGAGACACACGATCGATTAAACGGCAAACCCGGACGACGATTGTGGCAGGATTAG
- a CDS encoding riboflavin synthase alpha chain (similar to AA sequence:cyanobase_aa:LBDG_15110), whose translation MFTGLVQTVGRLVILNPEQVRISGSQMTAILQGLELGDSVAVDGVCLTVTEILEDGFVADVSPETVNRTTLGQSASSAKSVNLETSLRVGSKLGGHFVTGHVDGIGTFESATQTATSWEILFKTESEQVARYILPKGSISVNGISLTIASCAADGSWFTVAVIPHTYAETNLSQLKPGDWVNLEGDILGKYVEKFLRGGKPGTEVPDRLSMEFLAEHGYF comes from the coding sequence GTGTTTACAGGATTGGTTCAAACGGTGGGTCGCTTGGTGATTTTGAATCCTGAGCAGGTGAGAATTTCCGGGTCGCAGATGACAGCGATTTTGCAGGGTTTGGAGCTTGGCGATAGTGTTGCAGTCGATGGCGTATGTCTAACGGTGACGGAGATTCTAGAGGATGGATTTGTCGCAGATGTGTCGCCTGAGACGGTGAATCGAACGACTTTAGGACAGTCAGCAAGCAGCGCAAAATCGGTCAATTTAGAAACGTCGCTCCGGGTTGGAAGTAAGCTCGGAGGGCATTTCGTTACCGGGCACGTCGATGGGATTGGCACGTTTGAATCTGCGACTCAGACCGCCACTTCTTGGGAAATTCTGTTTAAGACGGAAAGCGAACAGGTGGCGCGATACATTTTGCCGAAAGGAAGTATTTCGGTGAATGGCATTAGTTTGACGATCGCGAGTTGTGCGGCAGATGGATCATGGTTCACGGTGGCAGTGATTCCCCACACGTATGCCGAAACGAATTTGTCCCAGTTGAAGCCTGGAGATTGGGTCAATCTTGAGGGCGATATTTTAGGCAAGTATGTGGAAAAGTTTTTACGCGGGGGCAAACCTGGGACGGAAGTGCCCGATCGTCTTTCGATGGAGTTCTTAGCTGAACACGGATATTTTTAA
- a CDS encoding hypothetical protein (similar to AA sequence:cyanobase_aa:Npun_R1515) — MLNHKAAKIVAGLMTLPTIALTPLAASAAKDDFSVYNSSGTTIVRLYVSSSGRTTWDDDVLGRSVLSPGESGTVTFADESSNQCLYDFRAIYANGRVSEQFGVNVCRRDGIRFR; from the coding sequence ATGTTGAATCATAAAGCTGCAAAGATTGTTGCTGGATTAATGACTTTACCCACGATCGCGCTGACTCCCCTTGCTGCTTCGGCTGCCAAAGATGATTTTAGTGTTTACAACAGTAGTGGTACGACGATCGTTCGGCTCTACGTTTCATCTTCGGGTCGAACCACTTGGGACGATGATGTGTTGGGAAGATCGGTATTATCTCCGGGCGAAAGTGGAACCGTGACGTTTGCCGATGAGAGTAGTAATCAATGTTTGTATGATTTCAGAGCAATTTACGCGAATGGCAGAGTCTCTGAACAATTTGGAGTAAATGTCTGTCGCAGGGATGGAATTCGCTTTCGTTGA
- a CDS encoding filamentous haemagglutinin outer membrane protein (similar to AA sequence:cyanobase_aa:Npun_R3203), whose translation MKPARLRWTIATCIAALTLGQSAIAQITPDETLGSERSRVVRDVRFNDQPLVLVINGVANPVDVIAGGARRGSTLFHSFSQFSPEVDRATYFFTPGDSVQNIVGRVTGSAPSVINSRIGVLEVSNGNPFRGSANLFLINPNGILFGEKASLDVDGAFVATTANAVQFGDNSFSASTPQAAPDVLTVNPSAFLFNRIPTGNITVRSNTPIDPGSRFAGLTVQNNQNLILLGGNVTLEGGQIGAFGGRVEIGAVAGTGVVGLNPNGSLTIPTGVERGEVQFSQAAKVDVSLVEQGNISITANNIRFTDQSQLIAGVDDTGGSLDSQAGDIVLNATGSIDLTGGSRIQNDVNRGFTGNSGDINITANTLSLSEDSQISASTVGTGDAGNINITVADRVLVRDPTLDGPVRSAILTRVEAGGIGNGGNLSVSANTLELGNGAQLSASTLGEGAAGNVTIRVRDRVSLDVTSGIFSSVGTNAVGNGGNLFVSANTLELLNGGQLIASTNGRGNAGNVTVEVGDGIVIRDLTGDLNSAIFSQVQTEGVGAGGNVQLTANTLELSGGGRINASTLGQGNAGNVRVEVRDRVSLTGSQTAIFSSVETDAVGNGGSLFVSANTLELLNGGQLVAATEGRGDAGSVTATIGDRIVIRGSEGDLNSTIFSRVGANGVGAGGNVQISANTVELSDGGRVNASTLGEGNAGNVTIRVRDRVSLTGSQTAIFSNVADDAVGNGGNLFISARTLELLNGSQLVGSTSGRGNAGSVTVDVRDRVTIRGTEQDVRSNISSQVNSNGVGNGGNVEIAATTLELSDEGRVSASTLGQGNAGNVTIRVRDRVSLTGGETAIFSNVETRAVGNGGNLFVSANTLELLNGAQLVASTDGRGNAGNVRVEVGDGIAIGGSSGDLNSTIFSQVRSNGVGTGGNVQISANTLALGEGGRINVSTLGQGDAGNVRVEVRDRVSMIGNSVIFSSVDTGAVGNGGNVFISANTLELLNGGQLVASTFGQGDAGNVRVEVRDRVSLIGAPSTIFGSVESGAVGNGGNLFVSANTLELLDGGQLITSTRGTGNAGNVTVDLRDRMLIRGTSENFNSAIFSRVESGGVGTGGNVQIFANTLELLDGGQLAGSTSGRGNAGNIFLGAIDRPIGSVSITGTTAVTGRSSALFVFTESDGTGGNIRIFADRFRLSDGGVVDARTFGARDSGTIAIDANTIDILRGGQILAVTQGSGRADSITINARDRVFLSGTDPSYADRLAQFGTNVAPISSESGIYTRSRGNQNAGSAGSIFLTAPRIELDDRARIDAQSTAVDGGNITLRASDRLVLRNNSQITATAGTAEGFGDGGNIDIDARFIIAIPKENSDITANAFRGTGGRVTLNVSEGVLGIEARSQPTGLSDITASSAQGTTGIVTLNTPDTNSLQNSLSQLSQREINTNELLANSCIVRDRQNGSFYITGTGGLPTKPTELSDYPTGTIQPPVTPERTESIVEPQGIYQLPNGKLVMVRNCPN comes from the coding sequence ATGAAGCCAGCACGACTTCGTTGGACGATCGCAACTTGCATCGCGGCTCTAACCTTGGGTCAATCTGCGATCGCACAAATCACTCCAGATGAAACCCTCGGCAGTGAGCGATCGCGAGTCGTTCGGGATGTCCGGTTTAATGATCAACCCCTAGTCTTGGTGATCAATGGTGTAGCAAATCCAGTCGATGTGATTGCAGGAGGAGCCAGACGCGGCAGCACTCTCTTTCATAGCTTTTCGCAGTTCAGTCCCGAAGTCGATCGTGCCACCTATTTCTTTACTCCAGGAGATTCGGTGCAAAACATTGTGGGACGCGTCACAGGCAGCGCTCCCTCTGTGATTAATAGCCGAATCGGTGTCCTGGAAGTCAGCAATGGTAATCCGTTTCGTGGGAGTGCCAATCTGTTCTTAATCAATCCCAATGGCATTCTGTTCGGAGAAAAAGCCTCACTGGATGTGGATGGAGCTTTCGTCGCCACGACTGCAAACGCCGTACAATTCGGAGACAACAGTTTTAGTGCCTCCACGCCTCAAGCCGCGCCCGATGTGCTGACCGTCAATCCCTCTGCATTCTTGTTCAATCGCATTCCGACAGGCAACATTACAGTGCGATCGAATACCCCGATTGATCCAGGCAGCAGATTTGCTGGATTAACGGTTCAGAACAATCAAAACCTGATTCTGCTCGGTGGCAATGTCACCCTAGAAGGCGGACAAATCGGCGCTTTCGGAGGACGAGTCGAAATCGGAGCGGTGGCGGGAACAGGAGTTGTCGGACTGAATCCTAATGGAAGTTTAACGATTCCCACAGGGGTCGAGCGGGGAGAGGTTCAGTTCAGTCAGGCAGCCAAGGTCGATGTCTCTTTGGTGGAGCAAGGAAACATTAGCATTACTGCGAATAACATTCGATTCACCGACCAAAGCCAACTGATTGCAGGAGTTGATGATACGGGGGGATCGCTCGATAGTCAGGCAGGAGACATTGTTCTTAATGCAACGGGAAGCATTGACCTGACCGGGGGTAGCCGCATCCAGAACGATGTGAATCGCGGCTTTACTGGAAATAGCGGCGACATTAACATTACAGCGAATACTTTATCGTTGTCAGAAGATTCCCAAATCAGCGCCAGTACGGTTGGAACGGGAGATGCAGGAAATATCAATATCACGGTTGCCGATCGAGTTCTCGTTCGCGATCCGACTCTCGATGGACCGGTTAGAAGTGCAATTCTGACCCGTGTTGAGGCGGGAGGAATCGGCAACGGAGGCAACTTGTCCGTTTCCGCTAACACGCTTGAACTGGGGAATGGAGCACAATTAAGCGCAAGTACATTAGGAGAAGGCGCGGCAGGAAATGTCACGATCCGAGTGCGCGATCGAGTGTCGCTTGATGTGACATCCGGCATCTTCAGCAGTGTGGGAACCAACGCGGTCGGCAACGGAGGCAACTTGTTCGTGTCCGCCAATACCCTGGAATTGCTCAATGGGGGGCAACTAATCGCATCCACGAATGGAAGAGGCAATGCGGGTAACGTGACTGTAGAGGTGGGCGATGGCATTGTGATTCGCGATCTCACAGGCGATCTCAACAGCGCGATTTTTAGCCAAGTCCAAACGGAGGGTGTGGGAGCAGGTGGCAATGTGCAACTGACTGCCAACACGCTGGAGTTGAGCGGGGGCGGGCGAATCAATGCCAGCACACTCGGTCAAGGGAATGCGGGCAATGTCAGAGTAGAGGTGCGCGATCGAGTGTCGCTGACGGGATCACAAACCGCGATTTTTAGCAGTGTGGAAACCGATGCGGTCGGCAATGGAGGCAGCTTGTTCGTGTCCGCCAATACGCTCGAATTGCTCAACGGTGGGCAACTGGTGGCTGCGACAGAGGGCAGAGGGGATGCGGGCAGTGTCACGGCAACCATCGGCGATCGCATTGTGATTCGGGGCAGCGAAGGGGATCTCAACAGCACGATCTTTAGTCGGGTGGGAGCGAACGGCGTAGGAGCGGGTGGCAATGTGCAGATTTCCGCGAACACCGTGGAGTTGAGCGATGGAGGACGAGTGAACGCGAGTACTCTAGGGGAGGGGAATGCGGGCAATGTCACGATCCGGGTGCGCGATCGAGTGTCGCTGACGGGATCACAAACCGCAATCTTTAGTAATGTGGCAGATGACGCAGTCGGGAACGGGGGCAACTTGTTCATTTCTGCGAGGACGCTGGAACTGCTTAATGGAAGTCAATTAGTGGGTTCGACGAGTGGTAGAGGCAATGCAGGCAGTGTCACTGTAGATGTCCGCGATCGAGTGACGATTCGGGGCACTGAGCAGGACGTTCGCAGCAACATCTCTAGCCAGGTGAACTCGAACGGCGTAGGGAATGGGGGCAACGTGGAGATTGCTGCGACCACCCTAGAGTTGAGTGACGAAGGACGAGTCAGCGCCAGTACGCTCGGTCAGGGGAATGCGGGCAATGTCACGATCCGGGTGCGCGATCGAGTGTCGCTGACGGGTGGAGAAACCGCGATTTTTAGCAATGTGGAAACCAGGGCAGTTGGTAATGGAGGGAATCTGTTCGTGTCCGCCAACACGCTCGAATTGCTCAACGGCGCGCAACTGGTGGCTTCGACAGATGGCAGAGGCAACGCAGGCAATGTCAGAGTAGAGGTGGGTGACGGCATTGCGATTGGTGGCTCTTCAGGCGATCTCAACAGCACCATCTTTAGTCAAGTGCGATCGAACGGCGTGGGAACCGGGGGCAATGTGCAAATTTCCGCGAACACGCTGGCGTTGGGCGAGGGTGGACGAATTAACGTCAGTACACTCGGTCAAGGAGATGCAGGCAATGTCAGAGTAGAGGTGCGCGATCGCGTCTCCATGATTGGAAACTCCGTGATCTTTAGCAGTGTAGACACGGGCGCGGTGGGCAACGGGGGGAATGTGTTCATTTCCGCCAATACGCTCGAATTGCTCAATGGAGGACAACTGGTGGCTTCCACGTTTGGTCAAGGAGATGCAGGCAATGTCAGAGTAGAGGTGCGCGATCGAGTGTCTCTGATCGGAGCACCGAGCACGATCTTCGGCAGTGTGGAATCGGGAGCGGTGGGAAACGGAGGCAACTTATTCGTTTCCGCGAATACGCTCGAATTGCTCGATGGGGGGCAACTGATTACTTCCACAAGAGGCACAGGCAATGCGGGCAATGTCACCGTGGATCTCCGCGATCGCATGTTAATTCGCGGCACATCAGAGAACTTTAATAGTGCGATCTTTAGTCGCGTGGAATCAGGCGGTGTGGGAACCGGGGGCAATGTGCAGATTTTTGCGAACACGCTGGAATTGCTCGATGGCGGGCAACTTGCGGGTTCCACGAGTGGCAGAGGCAATGCAGGCAATATTTTCCTCGGTGCGATCGATCGACCGATTGGCTCAGTCTCGATCACAGGAACCACAGCCGTGACGGGTCGATCCAGTGCGCTATTTGTCTTCACAGAATCGGATGGAACCGGCGGCAATATTCGCATTTTTGCGGATCGGTTTCGATTGAGCGACGGTGGCGTAGTCGATGCGCGGACGTTTGGCGCAAGGGACAGTGGCACGATCGCGATCGATGCAAACACGATCGATATTCTCAGGGGTGGGCAAATTCTTGCTGTGACTCAAGGTAGCGGTCGTGCAGATAGCATTACGATCAACGCGAGAGATCGAGTATTCCTGTCTGGGACTGATCCCAGTTATGCCGATCGACTTGCTCAGTTTGGCACCAACGTTGCGCCAATTAGTTCTGAGAGTGGCATCTACACTCGCTCTCGTGGAAATCAAAACGCGGGCAGTGCGGGTAGTATTTTTCTCACGGCTCCTCGGATTGAACTCGATGATCGTGCCAGAATCGATGCTCAATCTACGGCGGTCGATGGGGGTAACATTACCCTTCGAGCCAGCGATCGATTAGTCTTGCGAAACAACAGTCAAATCACGGCAACCGCAGGCACAGCAGAAGGATTTGGAGATGGGGGCAACATTGACATTGATGCTCGATTTATTATTGCCATTCCGAAAGAGAACAGTGATATTACTGCGAATGCGTTTCGGGGAACTGGAGGTCGAGTCACGCTGAATGTGAGTGAGGGAGTGTTAGGCATTGAAGCGCGATCGCAGCCGACCGGATTGAGTGACATCACGGCAAGCTCAGCCCAAGGAACGACAGGCATTGTGACGCTGAATACACCAGACACAAACAGCTTACAAAACAGTTTGTCGCAACTTTCGCAGCGTGAAATTAACACGAATGAACTGTTGGCAAATAGTTGTATTGTGCGCGATCGACAAAATGGTAGTTTCTACATCACAGGCACAGGGGGATTACCCACCAAGCCAACTGAACTCTCAGACTATCCAACGGGGACAATTCAGCCTCCCGTTACCCCTGAGCGAACCGAGTCGATCGTAGAACCTCAAGGCATCTATCAGCTACCAAATGGCAAGTTAGTGATGGTGCGGAACTGCCCGAACTAA
- a CDS encoding hypothetical protein (hypothetical protein alr7102;~similar to AA sequence:cyanobase_aa:LBDG_48990), whose product MTQAKPRFRSIEDYLNYDDGTDTRYELVNGALVELPNEDPHNLLIARFLLVYFVQMGISIERVGDKQQIAVNSSEVTAREPDLTIHSEASAAAILSRTQSLLTLDMPAPLLVVEVVSPGNPGSKNYDRDYIDKPREYAARGIPEYWLVDPSRSVVLVLYLDGEQYREIGRFQNQDRLISPSFPELQLTAEQVLSARY is encoded by the coding sequence ATGACGCAAGCGAAACCGAGATTTAGATCGATCGAGGACTATCTCAACTATGACGATGGGACAGACACTCGTTATGAATTGGTCAATGGAGCGTTAGTTGAGTTGCCAAACGAAGATCCCCACAATCTGCTAATTGCTCGATTTCTACTGGTTTACTTTGTACAGATGGGAATCTCGATCGAACGGGTCGGTGACAAACAGCAAATCGCTGTCAACTCTTCGGAAGTCACTGCACGAGAACCCGACTTGACGATTCATTCCGAAGCATCAGCCGCAGCCATTTTGAGTCGAACGCAATCATTGCTCACACTCGATATGCCTGCTCCCTTGCTCGTAGTTGAAGTTGTTTCTCCCGGAAATCCTGGGAGTAAGAACTATGACCGCGATTACATCGATAAGCCTAGAGAGTATGCAGCTAGAGGAATTCCAGAGTATTGGCTGGTCGATCCCTCTCGCAGCGTAGTTCTTGTGCTGTATCTTGATGGCGAACAATACCGCGAGATTGGACGATTTCAGAATCAAGATCGACTGATTTCTCCTTCATTTCCAGAACTACAATTAACAGCAGAGCAAGTCTTGAGCGCAAGATATTAA
- a CDS encoding hypothetical protein (protein of unknown function DUF151;~similar to AA sequence:cyanobase_aa:LBDG_15100) — MIEMKVAGIALDAQTRSPIVLLKDATDRRALPIYIGPDQAKAIVSVLEGQVPPRPLTHDLMVNFLEAWQMTVEKVIIHSLQDNTFYAVLIVMQGDARREIDSRPSDAIAIALRTNSPIWVMEEVVADASIPVDRDADEAERRAFREFLSNLSPDELIQRGRFSSGEAQ; from the coding sequence ATGATTGAAATGAAGGTTGCGGGCATTGCGTTAGACGCGCAGACTCGAAGCCCGATCGTATTGCTCAAGGATGCAACCGATCGACGAGCGCTTCCCATCTACATTGGTCCCGATCAAGCAAAAGCAATAGTGAGCGTTTTGGAAGGTCAAGTGCCTCCACGCCCGCTAACTCATGATTTGATGGTGAATTTTCTCGAAGCGTGGCAGATGACCGTCGAGAAAGTTATTATTCACTCTTTGCAAGATAATACGTTCTACGCAGTTTTGATCGTGATGCAAGGCGATGCCCGTCGCGAAATTGATTCCCGTCCGAGTGATGCGATCGCAATTGCGCTCCGGACAAACAGCCCGATCTGGGTAATGGAAGAAGTCGTGGCGGATGCGTCTATTCCGGTCGATAGAGATGCGGATGAAGCTGAGCGTCGAGCTTTCCGAGAATTCTTATCGAACCTTAGCCCGGATGAACTGATTCAACGGGGACGATTTAGCAGCGGGGAAGCGCAGTAG